Proteins found in one Paenibacillus dendritiformis genomic segment:
- a CDS encoding BlaI/MecI/CopY family transcriptional regulator — translation MNQIPPITDAELEIMRVLWTNPNCPSSEVVKKMMERMGWSPNTTRTLLSRLVQKEAAGAKLEKGSKRTQLFYPIISEQEYLRSETKSFMKKLYGGALKPMLANFLQDKKLNAQEIEDLKALFDENRSDGESEKREP, via the coding sequence ATGAATCAAATACCGCCCATCACGGATGCAGAGTTGGAAATTATGCGCGTCTTGTGGACAAATCCGAATTGTCCTTCGAGCGAGGTCGTAAAAAAAATGATGGAACGAATGGGGTGGAGCCCGAATACGACTCGGACGCTCCTTAGCCGTCTGGTGCAGAAGGAAGCGGCGGGCGCGAAGCTGGAAAAGGGTTCGAAGCGCACGCAATTATTTTATCCGATCATCAGCGAGCAGGAGTACCTGCGGTCTGAAACTAAATCCTTCATGAAAAAACTGTATGGCGGAGCATTGAAGCCAATGTTGGCCAACTTTTTGCAGGATAAAAAGCTGAATGCGCAAGAAATCGAGGATCTGAAGGCATTGTTTGACGAAAACCGCAGCGACGGGGAATCGGAAAAGAGAGAGCCCTGA
- a CDS encoding M56 family metallopeptidase, producing the protein MSPAWNECLLSFFGWVIRGSLMAGILVVLVLSLQFLLRKRLEARWKYWLWLPVAIRLLLPWAPESSLSLYNVLPVDVLAPGIQQQTPNPSAWHQWLKGTEGDYEETAQAERSYTPEKISQIRGDAEVSDPPHKSGTMRDISIWWSGFKQMGFTNLLMLVWLAGVLFLAAKTAYDQLRLAQALRAGRCIDTPLLSAIFRETKQLMGVKREVRFVASEGIPGPAVVGFRKPAIVVSPSLLVTLREHQLRCILAHEFAHIQRRDVAVNWTMHILLILHWFNPLLWLAVHKTRQDQEMACDACVLNRMSSQPNLQHINTYGQTIIHVLEHFHLSGKRHQPGLAGLSATHKQMKKRLLMIKRFHKKSYHLSILGMAIIVALGSVTLVNAKGNDVGAAPSPASSDIALMTAAAKPKAISEGEMLEKAEKERVAKWREKNPDDVYMIYVSNELKTEKGGREVFLMGGSPPAFDTYEAYLKRASTLKEAVLQQPADLPEGYTFADANIYFVFTSKHFAPVKAEAKKLGKQVYSKKINVTKSHHIGLTYTNGEDFISFQSFHFDEEDVKDKKRKEKEYNYISAKDKEKEDPKHEGRNYLFWGEGEKSFQIVTNKGNPLTEEDLIKLAKTAIKK; encoded by the coding sequence ATGAGTCCTGCATGGAACGAATGTTTATTGTCGTTCTTCGGCTGGGTCATCCGCGGGTCTTTAATGGCCGGCATCCTGGTCGTGCTTGTCCTGAGTTTGCAATTTCTGCTGCGCAAAAGGCTTGAGGCTAGATGGAAATATTGGCTCTGGTTGCCTGTGGCGATTCGTCTGCTGCTCCCTTGGGCGCCGGAATCCTCGCTTAGCTTATACAATGTTCTGCCTGTGGATGTCTTAGCGCCCGGAATTCAACAACAAACTCCAAATCCATCAGCTTGGCATCAATGGTTGAAGGGGACTGAGGGGGATTACGAAGAGACAGCTCAAGCAGAGCGTTCCTACACCCCGGAGAAAATCAGCCAAATCAGAGGAGATGCGGAAGTATCAGATCCGCCCCATAAATCGGGAACTATGCGGGACATAAGCATCTGGTGGAGCGGGTTCAAACAAATGGGATTCACCAATCTGCTGATGTTGGTTTGGCTTGCAGGCGTGCTGTTTCTTGCGGCGAAGACGGCATACGACCAGCTTCGATTGGCACAAGCTCTGCGCGCGGGCCGATGTATTGACACGCCTTTGTTATCGGCAATCTTCAGGGAAACGAAGCAGCTAATGGGCGTAAAGCGTGAAGTGCGGTTTGTAGCAAGTGAGGGCATTCCTGGGCCTGCCGTAGTCGGTTTTCGCAAGCCGGCGATCGTTGTTTCGCCGAGTCTGCTCGTTACGCTGCGAGAGCATCAGCTTCGGTGCATTTTGGCGCACGAATTTGCGCATATACAGCGGCGGGATGTGGCGGTGAATTGGACGATGCACATTTTGCTCATTCTCCATTGGTTTAATCCATTGTTGTGGCTTGCCGTACATAAAACAAGGCAGGATCAGGAGATGGCCTGCGATGCATGCGTACTGAATCGGATGAGTTCACAGCCAAATCTGCAGCATATCAATACATACGGGCAAACCATCATCCATGTGCTGGAGCATTTTCATTTGTCCGGCAAACGACATCAGCCAGGGCTTGCCGGATTGTCCGCGACGCATAAACAAATGAAGAAAAGATTGTTAATGATCAAGCGATTTCATAAAAAATCCTATCATTTATCCATTTTGGGGATGGCGATTATTGTTGCGCTTGGCAGCGTGACGCTGGTAAATGCGAAGGGAAACGATGTTGGGGCCGCTCCATCCCCTGCTTCTAGCGATATCGCCCTGATGACCGCGGCCGCTAAACCAAAGGCTATCAGTGAAGGCGAAATGCTGGAGAAAGCAGAGAAGGAGAGAGTCGCCAAATGGCGTGAAAAAAATCCGGATGATGTGTATATGATATATGTCAGCAATGAATTAAAGACAGAAAAAGGCGGCCGAGAAGTTTTTCTCATGGGAGGCTCACCTCCTGCATTCGATACATATGAGGCTTACCTCAAAAGAGCATCGACCTTGAAAGAGGCGGTCCTGCAGCAGCCGGCTGACTTGCCGGAGGGCTATACTTTCGCCGACGCGAATATTTACTTCGTGTTCACTTCTAAGCATTTTGCACCAGTCAAAGCCGAGGCTAAAAAGCTGGGCAAACAGGTATATTCCAAGAAAATTAACGTGACAAAAAGCCACCACATCGGGTTAACGTACACGAATGGAGAAGACTTTATCTCATTTCAGAGCTTTCATTTTGACGAGGAAGATGTAAAAGATAAGAAGAGGAAAGAAAAGGAATATAACTATATATCCGCTAAAGACAAAGAAAAGGAAGATCCGAAGCACGAAGGAAGAAATTATCTCTTCTGGGGAGAAGGTGAAAAAAGCTTTCAAATCGTAACCAATAAGGGGAATCCGTTGACGGAAGAAGACCTGATCAAGCTGGCGAAAACGGCAATAAAAAAATAG
- the ehuC gene encoding ectoine/hydroxyectoine ABC transporter permease subunit EhuC: MNTVATMLEYLPTLLQGAWVTLQIVCFSVILAFICAFAAGLTRLSKYRVIRFVSAVYVEVFRGTSLLVQLFWLYFALPMLLDIRMSAMAAAVLALGLNYGAYGSEVVRGSILSVPKGQYEAAMALNMSPWLRMRRIILPQAMALMLPSFGNLLIELLKGTSLVYLITLMDLTYQGMVLRSFDNSSTPQIFALLLLIYFIMAYSLTLGIRFLERRAVKGRI, from the coding sequence ATGAATACGGTTGCCACTATGCTTGAATATTTACCCACGCTGTTGCAAGGAGCATGGGTCACGCTGCAAATTGTTTGCTTCTCTGTGATACTGGCCTTCATATGCGCTTTTGCGGCGGGATTGACTCGCCTGTCCAAATACCGCGTCATCCGCTTTGTCAGCGCGGTGTACGTAGAGGTATTCCGAGGAACTTCTTTGCTGGTTCAGTTGTTTTGGTTATATTTTGCGCTGCCCATGCTGCTCGACATCCGCATGTCGGCGATGGCCGCGGCCGTGCTGGCGCTTGGCTTGAATTATGGCGCTTATGGTTCTGAAGTGGTGCGGGGTTCGATCCTGTCCGTGCCCAAGGGGCAATACGAAGCGGCCATGGCGCTGAATATGAGTCCTTGGCTGCGGATGAGGAGGATCATTTTGCCGCAGGCGATGGCGCTTATGCTGCCTTCGTTCGGCAATCTGCTTATCGAGCTGCTGAAGGGAACATCGCTTGTTTACCTCATCACATTGATGGATTTGACCTATCAAGGCATGGTATTACGCTCCTTTGACAACTCCAGCACGCCGCAGATTTTTGCGTTATTGCTCCTGATCTATTTCATCATGGCCTACTCCTTGACGCTCGGCATTCGATTTTTGGAGCGCAGGGCCGTGAAGGGGAGGATATAG
- the ehuD gene encoding ectoine/hydroxyectoine ABC transporter permease subunit EhuD produces the protein MWSWDYALEILPQLLQVLPITIGATLLGFAAACLLGLPLALARRSRYKAVSVLANAWMEFIRSTPLLVQLFVLFYALPLYGISFSPFVTGIIGLGLHYSAYLSEVFRSGIEAVPAGQWEAAKALNFGRRHSWTNIILPQAIPPIIPVMGNYLITMFKETPVLSAITLVELLQTAKAIGSGSFRYLEAFTMVGLLFLLLSYPSSLLVSRLEKKFQIK, from the coding sequence ATGTGGAGTTGGGACTACGCATTGGAGATTCTTCCTCAGCTGCTGCAGGTGCTCCCGATCACGATCGGAGCGACGCTGCTCGGATTTGCGGCGGCATGCCTGCTCGGCTTGCCGTTGGCGCTTGCCCGCCGATCCCGATATAAAGCTGTATCCGTGCTTGCGAATGCGTGGATGGAATTCATCCGCAGCACTCCGCTGCTCGTTCAGTTGTTCGTGCTCTTTTACGCATTACCGCTTTACGGCATCTCATTCTCCCCGTTTGTGACCGGAATCATCGGATTGGGCTTGCATTATAGCGCTTATCTTTCTGAAGTGTTTCGCTCAGGGATTGAGGCGGTGCCCGCCGGTCAATGGGAAGCGGCCAAGGCGCTTAACTTCGGCAGGCGGCATTCGTGGACGAACATCATACTTCCCCAGGCCATACCGCCAATTATTCCCGTCATGGGCAACTATTTGATTACGATGTTCAAGGAAACTCCCGTCTTATCGGCGATTACGCTGGTCGAACTGCTGCAAACGGCGAAAGCGATAGGTTCCGGCTCATTCCGTTATCTGGAAGCCTTTACGATGGTCGGTTTATTGTTTCTCCTGCTTAGCTATCCTTCATCTCTGCTTGTGAGCAGATTGGAGAAGAAATTTCAGATCAAATAG
- a CDS encoding DUF2268 domain-containing protein: protein MKINVIDTMAMYERMYEQPAAKREQMFRYELMKPFEPMWTTIQVPLKAAQPGGYDVVMAAGMLGCLDAARDDLGQPAVKTLREQGWPEKAQQVLAQCAAYAGRFGLKVKADEILCGFFLADPDKLRLQRSYTGFGGIPGYIQIIVYPTEYNLPRLPSILAHEFHHNLRFSYTDWDHGNVTLGEYLVIEGLAESFAKEMYGEEQLGPWVTSFDEEEFAYSIEVIGERLTMKGFAEVAAYMFGDKIARAQGFPPAGLSECSGYAVGYRAVQSFLARSGMTAAEATTLDSWDIVRECGLF, encoded by the coding sequence ATGAAAATAAACGTCATCGACACGATGGCCATGTATGAACGAATGTATGAACAACCGGCAGCAAAGCGGGAGCAGATGTTCCGCTATGAGCTGATGAAGCCGTTCGAGCCGATGTGGACGACGATACAGGTGCCGCTCAAGGCGGCGCAGCCCGGCGGATATGATGTCGTGATGGCAGCCGGGATGCTCGGCTGCCTCGATGCCGCACGCGATGACCTCGGGCAGCCTGCGGTGAAGACGCTGCGGGAGCAGGGCTGGCCGGAGAAGGCGCAGCAAGTGCTGGCGCAGTGTGCGGCCTATGCCGGCCGCTTCGGACTGAAGGTCAAGGCGGACGAGATCCTGTGCGGCTTCTTCCTCGCCGATCCGGACAAGCTTCGCCTGCAGCGCAGCTACACCGGCTTCGGCGGCATCCCCGGGTATATCCAGATTATCGTATACCCGACGGAATATAACCTGCCTCGGCTGCCGTCGATCTTGGCTCATGAATTCCACCACAATCTCCGTTTCTCTTACACCGATTGGGATCACGGCAATGTGACGCTCGGCGAATACCTCGTCATTGAAGGATTGGCGGAATCGTTCGCCAAGGAGATGTATGGGGAGGAGCAATTGGGGCCGTGGGTCACCTCATTCGACGAAGAGGAGTTCGCCTATTCGATCGAGGTGATTGGAGAACGGCTCACGATGAAGGGATTCGCCGAAGTGGCCGCCTATATGTTCGGCGACAAGATTGCGCGGGCCCAAGGCTTCCCGCCGGCAGGTCTGTCGGAATGCTCCGGATATGCCGTCGGATACCGGGCTGTCCAGTCGTTCCTGGCGCGCAGCGGCATGACCGCAGCAGAGGCGACGACACTGGATAGCTGGGACATTGTGCGGGAATGCGGCCTGTTCTGA
- a CDS encoding acyl-CoA thioesterase/bile acid-CoA:amino acid N-acyltransferase family protein produces MKPIIEVNRATNLADEPAYLHITGLKPGATYQLRASMLDDLGRLWQSAATFTACPDGCIDLRAAAPLTGTYEGQDAAGLFWSMHLAQQTDGLPFFMKMNSEPLTVTIVLEQDEAVLIQKQFDLSFRSNSVQETFVTDGFIGKYFAPGEAADLPAVLVVGGSGGGFQWSEQVAALLASRGYAAMAVAYFDYRGQYGLPTGLADIRLEQFKLAADWLKARNETDGRAIGVMGISKGAELALLLGSVFPDDIRAIVAFAPSLYVFQGIQIGVNVPTSSWSLGGTPVPFAVYPSDYEPREDFDKTLLRDLYIRALQDKEAIQYARIPLERMKCDLMLVTGDLDALGPTSEMAIETLQVLERERYPHQVTHLRYPKADHGFFIPGLPPLVLSKHAAARDIAMAERDAWWKVIRFLQT; encoded by the coding sequence TTGAAGCCAATTATTGAAGTGAACCGAGCGACCAACTTGGCCGACGAACCGGCATATCTGCATATCACCGGCTTGAAACCGGGAGCAACGTATCAACTGAGAGCATCCATGCTCGATGATCTCGGCAGGTTATGGCAATCGGCAGCGACGTTCACTGCCTGCCCGGACGGCTGCATCGACTTGCGAGCTGCAGCCCCGTTGACGGGAACCTATGAAGGCCAAGATGCAGCGGGACTATTCTGGTCAATGCATCTGGCTCAGCAAACGGACGGTCTGCCGTTTTTTATGAAAATGAATAGTGAACCATTAACGGTGACGATTGTATTGGAACAAGATGAAGCTGTGCTTATTCAAAAGCAATTCGATCTTTCGTTCCGCAGCAATAGCGTTCAGGAAACATTCGTAACGGATGGCTTCATTGGAAAATACTTTGCGCCTGGTGAAGCTGCAGACTTGCCAGCTGTTCTTGTCGTGGGAGGCTCGGGCGGCGGCTTCCAGTGGTCCGAACAGGTCGCCGCTCTGCTTGCATCGCGTGGTTATGCAGCAATGGCCGTTGCCTATTTCGATTACCGCGGCCAGTATGGTCTGCCGACCGGATTGGCGGATATACGACTCGAACAGTTCAAGCTTGCGGCGGATTGGCTGAAGGCACGGAACGAGACGGATGGACGCGCGATTGGTGTAATGGGCATTTCAAAAGGAGCGGAGCTTGCTTTGTTGCTCGGTTCTGTCTTCCCGGACGATATCCGCGCAATTGTTGCTTTCGCTCCATCTCTGTATGTATTCCAAGGCATCCAAATCGGCGTCAACGTCCCCACTTCATCGTGGTCGCTCGGCGGAACCCCCGTTCCATTTGCCGTGTATCCATCCGATTATGAGCCGCGAGAGGATTTCGACAAAACCTTGCTGCGGGATCTGTATATACGAGCGCTGCAGGACAAGGAAGCCATTCAATACGCAAGAATCCCCCTCGAACGCATGAAATGCGACTTGATGCTCGTCACCGGCGACCTTGACGCGCTCGGACCGACTTCGGAAATGGCGATCGAGACGTTGCAAGTGTTGGAGCGGGAGCGTTACCCGCACCAGGTCACTCACCTGCGTTATCCGAAAGCGGATCATGGCTTCTTCATTCCAGGTCTGCCGCCGCTTGTTCTCAGCAAGCATGCTGCGGCTCGCGATATCGCAATGGCCGAGCGGGATGCTTGGTGGAAAGTGATCCGCTTTTTGCAGACGTAA
- a CDS encoding epoxide hydrolase family protein — protein MEMTPYTVHIHEDDIQELKRRLERTRWPDELPGANWDYGIPLSFMKDMIAYWKEKFDWRAVERRINSFSNYIATIDGMDIHFIYEKGSGSNSIPIMIPHGWPSTFYEMLDLVPYLAHPERYGGDAALSFDVIVPSLPGHGFSGIPGKTGFEDRQAANMLVKLMRGLGYEQFGAHGYDLGASVLGLLCLDHPECVIGYHTTSPGNPSPFLGKEAQLSEAEQAFLACSEQWYREEGGYAHILGTKPQTAAYALHDSPAGLAAFILEKWHYWTGPASGDLLRHFSKEELLANVSIYWFTQTINAANRYYYEGKHIEWPGPDEVCLVPHGVALTATQPHERPPREYVERLFPNILQWEELHAGGHFVALEQPERVASQIRSFFARLR, from the coding sequence ATGGAAATGACGCCTTATACGGTGCATATTCACGAGGATGATATTCAAGAGCTGAAGCGAAGGCTCGAGCGGACACGGTGGCCTGACGAGCTCCCCGGGGCGAATTGGGATTACGGGATTCCCCTATCCTTCATGAAGGATATGATCGCGTACTGGAAGGAGAAATTCGATTGGCGCGCAGTGGAACGGCGCATCAATTCCTTCTCGAACTATATCGCGACGATTGACGGCATGGATATTCACTTTATCTATGAAAAAGGGAGCGGCTCGAATTCGATTCCGATTATGATCCCGCATGGCTGGCCAAGCACCTTCTACGAAATGCTCGATCTGGTTCCCTATCTTGCCCATCCGGAACGGTATGGCGGAGATGCGGCGCTTTCCTTCGATGTCATCGTCCCGTCCCTTCCAGGGCATGGATTTTCGGGCATTCCGGGGAAAACCGGATTCGAGGATCGGCAAGCGGCGAATATGCTGGTCAAGCTGATGCGCGGATTGGGATATGAGCAATTTGGGGCGCATGGCTATGACTTGGGGGCGAGTGTACTCGGCTTGCTGTGTCTGGATCACCCGGAATGCGTGATTGGGTACCACACGACATCCCCAGGCAACCCGAGTCCCTTTCTGGGGAAGGAGGCACAGCTCTCTGAAGCAGAGCAGGCTTTTCTCGCCTGTTCGGAGCAGTGGTACAGGGAAGAGGGAGGCTACGCCCATATCCTGGGGACGAAGCCGCAGACTGCCGCCTATGCGCTGCATGATTCCCCGGCAGGATTGGCCGCCTTCATTCTGGAAAAATGGCATTACTGGACAGGTCCGGCAAGCGGCGATCTGCTGCGGCATTTCAGCAAGGAGGAACTGCTGGCGAATGTGTCAATTTACTGGTTCACGCAGACGATCAACGCCGCGAACCGGTATTATTACGAAGGCAAGCATATCGAATGGCCGGGACCGGATGAGGTGTGCCTCGTCCCGCACGGGGTGGCCTTGACGGCCACGCAGCCGCATGAGCGCCCGCCGCGGGAATATGTGGAGCGGCTGTTTCCGAACATTCTGCAGTGGGAGGAGCTGCACGCCGGCGGACATTTTGTGGCGTTGGAGCAGCCGGAACGGGTCGCGAGCCAGATTCGCTCCTTTTTTGCCCGGCTTCGATAG
- a CDS encoding helix-turn-helix domain-containing protein: MSTVAARPRSLGELIQYHRKKKEMSLSKLQEAVGVDKGSLSRIENGEVKRPDFQSILSIAGVLGIPHSDIVEQYIEIGHKSEVIYAILQNELATLEHPSLITKIAGKFLEAPNEDTLYLVGKLYRATDSINNDSIKLSLYGLILNYSRSHGIMPYIAKSMYQRYLIERNDFSRLKETYQTGKYILHYVDFLSSEERVCLYYKLGIHAYTLSNHYECIDYCKEVLKSGESQYKADALGVLIDAYFSIGAYKESELYLIQYKNFTYPQTKDNVILMDAFFNAKKGNVNQAIKQLESFLDTCRSASVIPATKQLLQLYLQLGNLEGAKVVLENDKATPAAVDERNPLVCATYADYLRVKGEYYLAAGDTGKGITNMVQSAFWYSKVDDAAKEKEVLNTAMHIHLTNNVSPQFTLELLSNYYQRIVKELGELA; this comes from the coding sequence GTGAGTACCGTTGCTGCGAGGCCAAGGAGCTTGGGGGAGCTGATACAGTACCATCGGAAGAAGAAAGAAATGAGTCTGTCGAAGCTGCAAGAAGCAGTCGGCGTTGACAAGGGCAGCTTGTCGAGAATTGAAAACGGCGAGGTTAAACGCCCTGATTTTCAATCCATCTTGTCCATCGCTGGAGTATTAGGCATTCCCCATAGTGACATCGTAGAACAGTACATCGAGATTGGACACAAATCGGAAGTCATATATGCTATTTTGCAAAATGAGTTGGCAACACTTGAGCACCCGTCGTTGATAACAAAAATAGCCGGAAAGTTCCTTGAAGCACCAAATGAAGATACCCTGTATTTAGTAGGAAAGTTGTATCGTGCTACAGACTCCATCAATAATGACTCCATCAAACTTTCGTTGTACGGCCTCATCCTTAATTACTCACGTTCTCATGGCATTATGCCTTACATAGCTAAAAGCATGTACCAACGTTATCTTATTGAACGAAATGATTTCAGCAGATTGAAGGAAACTTACCAGACTGGAAAGTATATTCTGCATTATGTTGATTTCCTATCGTCCGAGGAACGTGTGTGTTTGTATTATAAATTAGGCATTCATGCATACACCCTGAGCAATCATTACGAGTGCATTGATTATTGCAAAGAAGTATTGAAAAGCGGAGAAAGCCAATATAAAGCAGATGCGCTCGGTGTCCTTATAGATGCTTATTTCAGTATTGGAGCATATAAAGAGTCAGAACTGTATCTTATACAGTACAAAAATTTCACATACCCTCAAACAAAAGATAATGTCATACTTATGGATGCATTCTTCAATGCAAAAAAAGGAAATGTCAACCAAGCAATCAAACAGCTCGAATCATTTCTTGATACGTGCAGAAGTGCCTCCGTTATTCCGGCGACCAAACAACTTCTGCAATTGTACTTACAGCTGGGCAACCTCGAAGGCGCTAAAGTTGTTTTGGAGAACGACAAGGCAACTCCCGCTGCCGTTGATGAGAGAAATCCGTTAGTTTGCGCTACATACGCTGATTATCTTCGAGTCAAGGGAGAATATTATTTGGCTGCGGGCGACACCGGCAAAGGCATTACGAATATGGTTCAGTCTGCCTTTTGGTATTCCAAAGTAGATGATGCAGCCAAGGAAAAAGAAGTTCTCAATACCGCTATGCATATCCATTTAACGAATAACGTTTCACCTCAGTTTACGCTAGAACTGTTAAGCAATTACTACCAACGAATCGTTAAAGAATTGGGGGAATTAGCGTGA
- a CDS encoding CGNR zinc finger domain-containing protein, translating to MTAEYDKLSMIADFFNTQDRRMRYEGDPGLEHLSEPRRLYEWFLQHQLIAASDTVSEEDLQLTRALRDELRRTIVNNEHDGPVHGDKLVELMSLFPFGIVFGEHSDQLIPLVENGRKGLANLLAQVFDLRRANLWHRIRVCTAEDCQWVFVDRSRPGTGRWCSMKACGNRAKNKTFREKRKSETGM from the coding sequence ATGACGGCTGAATATGATAAGCTATCCATGATTGCTGACTTTTTCAATACACAGGACAGACGGATGCGGTATGAGGGAGATCCTGGGCTCGAGCATTTATCCGAACCGCGCCGCTTATATGAATGGTTCTTGCAGCATCAATTGATTGCCGCTTCCGATACGGTATCTGAAGAGGATCTCCAGTTGACGCGAGCGCTCCGAGATGAATTGCGGAGAACCATTGTGAACAACGAGCATGATGGTCCTGTGCATGGGGATAAGCTGGTTGAACTGATGAGCTTGTTCCCATTCGGCATCGTGTTCGGAGAGCATTCGGATCAGCTTATTCCGCTCGTAGAGAATGGCCGCAAAGGGCTGGCCAACCTGCTGGCGCAGGTATTCGATCTAAGGCGGGCGAACCTGTGGCATCGCATCCGGGTATGCACTGCCGAGGATTGTCAGTGGGTATTCGTTGATCGCTCCCGGCCGGGAACGGGCAGATGGTGCTCCATGAAGGCATGCGGCAATCGGGCGAAGAATAAGACATTTCGGGAGAAAAGGAAGTCGGAAACGGGGATGTAA
- the ehuB gene encoding ectoine/hydroxyectoine ABC transporter substrate-binding protein EhuB has product MKKWYSYALCCALAILLVSCASKTGDSQTEAGGRTSPEQETVLDKARREGYVTVGFANEKPYAYATPDGQLTGEAVEVAREVLKRMGIEEMNGVLTEFGSLIPGLKAKRFDIITAGMFINPERSKEVAFANPEYSIGEALAVKKGNPSNLRSYEDIAGNKDVKVAVMVGAIELEYLANSGVAKEQIVTVPDQPSAISALQAGRVDAVTMTGPSLQAMLDSTKDDQLERVMDFEQPEIDGKSVRGYGAAAFRKEDADFREAFNQELEALKQSGKLLELLEPFGFTEQELPGEMTAERLAQE; this is encoded by the coding sequence ATGAAGAAATGGTATTCGTATGCGTTATGCTGCGCGCTGGCCATCCTGCTGGTAAGCTGTGCGTCGAAAACCGGCGATAGCCAGACAGAAGCCGGCGGCAGGACATCGCCCGAGCAGGAGACGGTGCTGGATAAAGCGAGGCGGGAAGGATACGTTACCGTAGGCTTCGCGAATGAAAAGCCGTATGCTTATGCCACGCCGGATGGCCAACTGACGGGCGAGGCCGTGGAGGTAGCCCGGGAAGTGTTGAAGCGGATGGGCATCGAGGAGATGAACGGCGTCCTGACGGAATTCGGTTCTCTCATTCCGGGGTTGAAGGCGAAGCGGTTCGACATCATCACCGCAGGAATGTTCATCAATCCGGAGCGGAGCAAGGAGGTGGCCTTCGCCAACCCCGAATACAGCATTGGCGAGGCGCTGGCGGTCAAGAAGGGGAATCCGTCCAATCTGCGCAGCTACGAGGATATTGCTGGCAACAAGGATGTCAAAGTCGCTGTCATGGTGGGAGCGATCGAGCTGGAGTATTTAGCGAACTCAGGTGTGGCGAAGGAACAAATCGTAACCGTGCCGGATCAACCGTCGGCCATCTCGGCTTTGCAGGCGGGCCGCGTGGATGCGGTGACGATGACGGGACCATCCTTGCAAGCCATGCTTGACTCCACGAAGGACGATCAATTGGAGCGGGTCATGGATTTCGAGCAGCCTGAGATTGACGGCAAAAGCGTAAGAGGCTATGGCGCGGCGGCGTTTCGCAAGGAAGATGCCGACTTTCGGGAAGCATTCAATCAAGAGCTGGAAGCGTTGAAGCAATCGGGCAAGCTGCTTGAACTGCTTGAGCCGTTCGGGTTCACGGAGCAGGAGCTGCCTGGAGAGATGACAGCCGAACGGCTGGCGCAAGAGTAA